In Fundulus heteroclitus isolate FHET01 chromosome 16, MU-UCD_Fhet_4.1, whole genome shotgun sequence, a single genomic region encodes these proteins:
- the LOC105936187 gene encoding transcription factor MafG isoform X1: MNTINKGNKALKVKREPGENGTSLTDDELVTMSVRELNQHLRGLSKEEILQLKQRRRTLKNRGYAASCRVKRVTQKEELEKQKAQLQQEVDKLVTENASMKVELDALRSKYEALQSFARTVARSPVTTGRGSMASVIGPLIPGKVAATSVITIVKSKTEARS, from the exons ATGAATACCATAAACAAAGGAAACAAGGCCTTAAAG GTGAAGCGGGAGCCGGGGGAAAACGGCACCAGTCTAACGGACGATGAGCTGGTCACCATGTCGGTGCGCGAACTCAACCAGCATCTACGGGGGCTCTCTAAAGAGGAGATCCTGCAGCTGAAGCAGCGGCGGCGCACCCTGAAGAACCGCGGCTATGCCGCCAGCTGCCGGGTGAAGCGCGTCACCCagaaggaggagctggagaaacAAAAGGCCCAGCTGCAACAGGAAGTGGACAAGCTGGTGACGGAGAACGCCAGCATGAAGGTGGAGCTGGACGCTCTGCGCTCAAAGTACGAAGCCCTCCAGAGCTTTGCCAGGACTGTGGCCCGCAGCCCCGTGACTACAGGAAGGGGATCCATGGCCTCTGTGATAGGGCCCCTCATCCCTGGTAAAGTAGCTGCCACCAGCGTCATCACCATCGTCAAATCCAAAACGGAGGCCAGGTCGTAG
- the LOC105936187 gene encoding transcription factor MafG isoform X2, with product MVKREPGENGTSLTDDELVTMSVRELNQHLRGLSKEEILQLKQRRRTLKNRGYAASCRVKRVTQKEELEKQKAQLQQEVDKLVTENASMKVELDALRSKYEALQSFARTVARSPVTTGRGSMASVIGPLIPGKVAATSVITIVKSKTEARS from the exons ATG GTGAAGCGGGAGCCGGGGGAAAACGGCACCAGTCTAACGGACGATGAGCTGGTCACCATGTCGGTGCGCGAACTCAACCAGCATCTACGGGGGCTCTCTAAAGAGGAGATCCTGCAGCTGAAGCAGCGGCGGCGCACCCTGAAGAACCGCGGCTATGCCGCCAGCTGCCGGGTGAAGCGCGTCACCCagaaggaggagctggagaaacAAAAGGCCCAGCTGCAACAGGAAGTGGACAAGCTGGTGACGGAGAACGCCAGCATGAAGGTGGAGCTGGACGCTCTGCGCTCAAAGTACGAAGCCCTCCAGAGCTTTGCCAGGACTGTGGCCCGCAGCCCCGTGACTACAGGAAGGGGATCCATGGCCTCTGTGATAGGGCCCCTCATCCCTGGTAAAGTAGCTGCCACCAGCGTCATCACCATCGTCAAATCCAAAACGGAGGCCAGGTCGTAG